Proteins encoded in a region of the Zea mays cultivar B73 chromosome 4, Zm-B73-REFERENCE-NAM-5.0, whole genome shotgun sequence genome:
- the LOC103655820 gene encoding transcription factor bHLH71 translates to MTLEALCRDVLIYDTFNAADASAASAGMGELFRQCTTGGGGTSAGASQANSVQQGQMKRRRRQRSTKNADSQQITHIAVERNRRRQVNEYLAALRSLMLDSYVHRVQYVQVQKMS, encoded by the exons ATGACGCTGGAAGCTTTGTGCCGCGACGTACTCATCTACGACACCTTCAACGCCGCCGACGCGTCTGCCGCTTCTGCGGGGATGGGGGAGCTTTTTCGGCAATGCACCACCGGCGGAGGTGGCACCTCAGCGGGGGCGTCCCAAGCGAACAGCGTGCAGCAGGGGCAGAtgaagcggcggcggcggcagaggAGCACCAAAAACGCCGACAGCCAACAGATAACCCACATCGCCGTCGAGCGCAACCGCCGCCGCCAGGTGAACGAGTACCTCGCTGCGCTCCGTTCGCTCATGCTGGACTCCTACGTCCACCGG GTCCAGTACGTGCAAGTGCAAAAAATGTCGTAG